In Leptidea sinapis chromosome 8, ilLepSina1.1, whole genome shotgun sequence, a single window of DNA contains:
- the LOC126965794 gene encoding broad-complex core protein isoforms 1/2/3/4/5-like isoform X1 — MDQQFSLSWNNFHGNLSKGFAGLLGNGEFVDVTIAVEGHLLQAHKVILSICSPYFKKMFQLNPCQHPIVVLRDVSHKAMRDLLQFMYHGEVSVKKEELTSFIGTAEVLQIKGLTNKETDDDSCESEKEPKTKFNSDNLSPDGESCTPDNYDSSPPKETQESLDIGLFRQKKFIDKLQQLSSLKRKSEDFLNKNYYTTVSNTEKRFKYNENSISTQNNSLQNLYENFKTLYDESPVDISRTLNPNQSPSMNESERLQNTSEHSIEPKTECDESDIVVSDPAVCTTPESRADIKTKSMMPLDLQTTQDNCPSLNSLFVDLKNLVNGKICDKMLRAPNEENPTPLQHCLITIPQKEDGKKKYPQRSCRLCWRLGKRRDTRFMCSACELPFCKSPCFEVHYNGILKVSQLQGDYYAS; from the exons ATGGATCAACAATTCTCATTGTCTTGGAATAATTTTCATGGCAATCTTAGCAAAGGTTTCGCTGGACTATTAGGAAATGGAGAATTCGTTGATGTTACAATTGCTGTTGAAGGTCATTTGCTACAAGCCCATAAAGTTATACTCTCAATATGTTCTCCATACTTCAAGAAAATGTTCCAATTAAACCCTTGTCAACATCCAATAG TTGTACTGCGAGATGTATCCCACAAAGCCATGAGAGATTTGTTACAATTTATGTATCATGGAGAAGTCAGTGTGAAGAAAGAAGAACTCACTAGTTTTATAGGGACTGCAGAGGTATTGCAGATAAAAGGGTTAACTAATAAAGAG ACTGATGATGATAGTTGTGAATCTGAAAAAGAACCTAAAACGAAATTCAATTCTGACAATTTAAGCCCTGATGGAGAATCTTGTACCCCAGACAATTATGATTCATCACCACCAAAAGAAACTCAAGAATCTTTGGACATTGGTTTATTTAGGCAGaaaaaatttatagataaaCTGCAACAATTAAGTTCATTGAAAAGAAAATCAGAAGATTTTCTGAACAAGAATTACTATACAACTGTAAGTAATACTGAAAAGAGATTTAAGTACAATGAAAATTCTATATCCACTCAGAATAATTCTCTTCAAAATTTGTATGAGAATTTCAAAACTTTATATGATGAAAGTCCAGTGGATATATCAAGAACTTTAAATCCAAACCAAAGTCCCAGCATGAATGAAAGTGAAAGACTACAGAATACATCAGAGCATAGTATAGAACCTAAAACCGAATGTGATGAGAGTGATATTGTTGTATCCGACCCTGCTGTGTGTACAACACCTGAATCGAGAGCTGATATCAAGACCAAATCAATGATGCCTCTGGACTTGCAAACAACACAAGATA ATTGCCCCAGTTTGAATTCGCTTTTTGTGGATTTAAAAAACTTAGTTAATGGAAAAATTTGTGATAAAATGTTGAGAGCACCAAACGAAGAGAACCCAACACCTTTGCAGCATTGTCTAATTACTATACCACAAAAGGAAGATGGAAAGAAGAAGTATCCACAAAGATCATGCCGACTGTGTTGGAGACTAGGAAAACGACGTGATACGAGATTCATGTGTAGTGCTTGTGAACTACCATTTTGCAAGTCACCTTGTTTTGAAGTGCACTATAATGGTATTTTAAAAGTGTCGCAACTACAAGGAGATTATTATGCTTCATAA